One Poecile atricapillus isolate bPoeAtr1 chromosome 36 unlocalized genomic scaffold, bPoeAtr1.hap1 SUPER_36_unloc_9, whole genome shotgun sequence genomic region harbors:
- the LOC131574157 gene encoding LOW QUALITY PROTEIN: monocarboxylate transporter 13-like (The sequence of the model RefSeq protein was modified relative to this genomic sequence to represent the inferred CDS: inserted 5 bases in 3 codons; deleted 2 bases in 2 codons), translating to MAGAILVRSGSEWRLMAGAILGVPALSPLSPPWLPCGRSPRARSRRCRARSCRWRCVSGAARALGLCLPPXGGAFGAPARAAAWVGSCPLAALQLGGPLAAALSARFGPRGVAMAGGALAGAGLALGAFATRLEHLYLSVGGLTGLGWSLAFTPALGAVSRWFPRRRALATGLAVSGAAVSGLALTPLVPLALDWYGWRGALLLLAAVSLHLVGLRRPPPGLPAPPPEPPEPPEPPEQPNNHNNHNNHNNHNNHNHRGARPGLAWLLRHGPFLRYAAAFALLDAGYYVPFIHGAARALELGCDGAGAAAVAAAMAVLDGGGRLAAGCLAARPAAALLRQLSGWAALAGAAALLLPLGRSFGALLALAAAYGXLRGAVVPLQFAGVAEVVGAGRAALAIGXMQMFESVGSLLGAPLA from the exons ATGGCGGGCGCCATCTTGGTGAGGTCAGGGAGTGAATGGAGGTTAATGGCGGGCGCCATCTTGG gtgtccccgctctgtcccctctgtccccgccgTGGCTCCCCTGTGGCCGTTCCCCCCGGGCGCGCTCCCGGCGCTGTCGGGCGCGTTCCTGCAGGTGGCGCTGTGTGAGCGGGGCCGCGCGCGCGCTCGGGCTCTGCCTCCCCCC TGGCGGCGCCTTCGGGGCCCCCGCGCGCGCCGCGGCCTGGGTGGGATCCTGCCCCCTGGCGGCGCTGCAGCTCGGGG GCCCGCTGGCGGCGGCGCTGAGCGCTCGGTTCGGCCCGCGGGGCGTGGCCATGGCCGGGGGGGCGCTGGCGGGGGcggggctggcactgggagcctTCGCCACCCGCCTGGAGCACCTGTACCTGAGCGTGGGGGGGCTGACAG GCCTGGGCTGGTCCCTGGCCTTCACTCCCGCCCTGGGTGCCGTGTCCCGTTGGTTCCCGCGCCGCCGCGCTCTGGCCACGGGGCTGGCGGTGTCGGGCGCCGCCGTCTCGGGGCTGGCGCTGACCCCGCTGGTCCCGCTGGCCCTGGACTGGTACGGCTGGCGCggggccctgctgctc ctggccgCCGTCTCCCTGCACCTGGTGGGCCTCCGCCGCCCTCCTCCGGGCCTCCCCGCGCCCCCTCCGGAACCCCCGGAACCCCCGGAACCACCGGAACAACCGAACAACCACAACAACCACAACAACCACAACAACCACAACAACCACAACCATCGGGGGGCTCGTCCGGGTCTGGCCTGGCTCCTTCGCCACGGCCCCTTCCTCCGCTACGCCGCCGCCTTCGCCCTGCTGGACGCCGGCTACTACGTCCCCTTCATCCACGGCGCCGCCCGCgctctggagctgggctgcGACGGCGCCGGTGctgcggcggtggcggcggccaTGGCGGTGCTGGACGGGGGCGGCCGCTTGGCCGCCGGTTGTTTGGCGGCGCGGCCGGCGGCGGCGTTGCTGCGGCAGCTGTCGGGTTGGGCT GCGCtggccggggcggcggcgctgctgctgcccctcggGAGGAGTTTCGGGGCGCTGCTGGCGTTGGCCGCCGCCTACGG GCTGCGCGGCGCCGTGGTGCCGCTGCAGTTCGCCGGCGTTGCCGAGGTGGTCGGGGCCGGCCGGGCGGCGCTGGCCATCG TCATGCAGATGTTCGAGAGCGTGGGGTCCCTGCTGGGGGCACCCCTGGCTG